In the genome of Gammaproteobacteria bacterium, one region contains:
- a CDS encoding type II toxin-antitoxin system RelE/ParE family toxin produces the protein MIKTFRDRDTERLFKRQRIKRFLLSIQKVAQRKLDLIDGADLIEDLRTPPGNRLEKLSGIRKGPYSIHVNDQWRICFRWKSGQATDVEIVDYH, from the coding sequence ATGATTAAAACCTTTCGAGACAGGGATACCGAAAGGCTATTCAAAAGACAGCGAATCAAGCGATTCTTGCTGTCGATTCAAAAGGTTGCGCAGCGCAAGCTGGATTTGATTGATGGTGCTGATTTAATTGAAGATCTCCGGACTCCTCCAGGGAATCGCCTGGAAAAGCTTTCGGGAATCCGTAAAGGTCCGTATAGCATTCATGTGAATGACCAATGGCGAATCTGTTTTCGCTGGAAATCAGGTCAAGCCACTGATGTCGAGATTGTTGACTACCATTAG
- a CDS encoding HigA family addiction module antitoxin, producing the protein MSNKLLPPIHPGEILLEDFLKPMGVSQYRLAKATSVPARRINEIVHGKRAITADTALRLSRFFGISDRFWMNLQTRYDLEIEKDRLGSRLEEEVESLKEAS; encoded by the coding sequence ATGAGCAATAAACTATTACCCCCAATTCATCCTGGCGAAATTCTCTTAGAGGATTTCTTGAAACCGATGGGTGTTAGCCAATATCGCCTTGCCAAGGCGACGAGTGTGCCAGCACGTCGAATAAATGAAATAGTTCACGGGAAGCGGGCTATTACTGCTGATACAGCACTCCGCCTTTCGCGGTTCTTTGGCATCTCGGACCGGTTCTGGATGAACCTGCAAACCAGATATGATCTAGAAATAGAAAAAGATCGGTTGGGCTCACGGCTTGAAGAAGAAGTCGAATCCCTTAAGGAAGCCAGTTAA
- a CDS encoding carboxymuconolactone decarboxylase family protein has protein sequence MRIPVKKLRKYPWILRPFFWNQKRKYGAILQPGLLWARVPKLFAAVAVLYGVLDRKSSPLNPVLRSLVTVRVSQINWCRFCVDINSATLAKRSGSMEKAEKLAQWKESDLFDEKEKVVLEYTEAVTYSDQQVTDELIERLKGFFDDDGIVELTGLIVFQNLSSKFNSALDVPAQGFCKLPYDHSNNNQA, from the coding sequence ATGAGAATTCCTGTAAAGAAATTAAGAAAGTATCCTTGGATTCTACGGCCTTTCTTTTGGAATCAGAAAAGAAAATATGGAGCAATCCTTCAGCCAGGCTTACTTTGGGCAAGAGTTCCCAAGTTGTTCGCAGCAGTGGCTGTGCTCTATGGCGTGCTGGACAGAAAAAGCTCTCCGTTGAATCCCGTGCTGCGTTCATTGGTTACGGTACGAGTATCGCAAATCAATTGGTGCCGTTTCTGTGTTGACATCAATTCTGCCACTCTGGCCAAACGCTCTGGATCTATGGAAAAAGCAGAGAAGCTTGCGCAGTGGAAAGAAAGCGATCTCTTCGACGAGAAGGAGAAAGTGGTTCTTGAATACACGGAAGCTGTTACTTATTCAGATCAACAGGTGACCGATGAATTGATAGAGCGATTAAAGGGCTTTTTTGATGACGATGGCATTGTGGAATTAACTGGGCTTATCGTTTTCCAAAATTTGTCTAGCAAATTCAATAGCGCTCTAGATGTGCCAGCTCAAGGCTTTTGCAAACTTCCGTATGATCATTCCAACAATAATCAAGCCTAA
- a CDS encoding flavodoxin family protein — protein sequence MKLKAVILNCTLKPSPERSHTQALIDKVVQLMAPLGVESESIRVVDFNIPFGVDSYMGKGDEWPLIYDKLKAADIVILGTPIWMGVRSAVAQLVIERLDGSYSDGHPETGQFPLYNKVAGVIVTGNEDGAHSAAETTLFNFSHFGCTIPANSDCYWVGDAGPGPSYIEAGGDKHMYTNKTARFMAHNLVHMAILLKENPYPTNLKALIEEARAYSEDECPTRHGETTHVA from the coding sequence ATGAAACTCAAAGCCGTGATCCTGAACTGTACGCTAAAGCCCTCACCCGAGCGTTCCCACACACAGGCACTTATTGACAAGGTCGTCCAGCTGATGGCGCCATTGGGTGTGGAATCAGAGAGCATCCGCGTGGTTGATTTCAACATCCCCTTCGGCGTGGATTCCTATATGGGTAAGGGTGACGAATGGCCGCTCATCTACGACAAGCTCAAGGCCGCCGATATCGTGATTCTTGGCACGCCAATATGGATGGGCGTTCGCTCTGCCGTTGCACAACTCGTCATTGAGCGGCTAGATGGAAGCTATAGCGACGGACATCCAGAGACCGGACAATTCCCTCTCTACAACAAAGTTGCAGGTGTCATTGTCACCGGCAATGAAGACGGTGCCCATTCGGCCGCAGAGACCACGCTATTTAACTTTTCACACTTTGGCTGCACCATTCCAGCTAATTCCGACTGTTATTGGGTTGGCGATGCGGGACCGGGGCCCAGTTACATCGAGGCGGGAGGCGATAAACACATGTATACCAACAAAACGGCCCGCTTCATGGCCCACAACTTGGTTCACATGGCGATACTGTTGAAGGAGAATCCCTATCCGACGAATCTAAAGGCACTGATAGAAGAAGCCCGTGCCTATAGCGAGGACGAGTGCCCGACCCGTCACGGCGAGACGACCCACGTCGCTTGA
- a CDS encoding PLDc N-terminal domain-containing protein, translated as MYMTALFFLSNKLALALGFLIATIIIAHVIRQQRSPSGTIAWLLVIVVFPYIGVPLYLMLGGRKIQQIVDSKADIQLPTDATPSVAKVTLIDRLLQGYKIPGATTSTIEALPLIKPLSGTILLPLITQHNHGLFD; from the coding sequence ATGTACATGACGGCCCTTTTTTTCCTCTCAAACAAACTTGCATTGGCACTCGGCTTTCTCATAGCCACTATTATCATCGCGCACGTTATTCGGCAGCAGCGCTCGCCGTCAGGTACCATCGCCTGGCTGCTGGTCATCGTAGTGTTTCCCTATATTGGCGTGCCGTTGTATCTAATGCTTGGAGGTCGCAAAATCCAGCAAATCGTAGATTCAAAAGCCGATATCCAACTGCCCACGGACGCCACTCCATCTGTAGCTAAGGTCACATTGATTGATCGTCTATTGCAAGGCTACAAGATTCCCGGCGCGACCACGTCTACTATAGAGGCGTTACCGTTGATAAAGCCTCTGTCCGGAACGATCTTGCTTCCTCTGATCACCCAGCATAACCATGGTCTTTTCGATTGA
- a CDS encoding DUF2784 domain-containing protein, with amino-acid sequence MVYQALADVIVLVHLGFVVFAALGGFLVLRWTRCAWIHIPTVMWAAWIEFAGWICPLTPLENWLRGRAGAQDYSGGFIEHYIIPLLYPTALTRELQITLGVLVVIVNLAIYGWVIHRLSKRKA; translated from the coding sequence ATGGTCTATCAGGCGCTCGCTGACGTCATCGTACTTGTACACCTTGGGTTTGTTGTGTTCGCCGCTCTTGGCGGATTTTTAGTGCTCAGGTGGACGCGCTGTGCCTGGATTCATATCCCGACCGTTATGTGGGCCGCATGGATTGAGTTTGCGGGCTGGATATGCCCTCTCACGCCACTCGAGAACTGGCTGCGTGGGAGAGCCGGTGCACAGGACTATTCTGGCGGATTTATAGAACACTACATTATACCGTTGTTGTACCCTACGGCACTCACACGGGAATTGCAGATCACACTGGGTGTGTTGGTCGTAATCGTGAACTTGGCGATCTACGGGTGGGTCATTCATCGCTTATCGAAGCGCAAGGCTTAA
- the hemL gene encoding glutamate-1-semialdehyde 2,1-aminomutase, with product MTQSQKLFEEAQRFIPGGVNSPVRAFKGVGGEPVFFTRGKGAYLFDTDGKRYIDYVGSWGPMIVGHAHPSVIKAVQQTAANGLGFGAPTTIETAMAKKICELMPAIEKVRMVNSGTEATMSAIRLARGVTARDKIIKFEGCYHGHVDSLLVKAGSGALTLGVPTSPGVPKALAEHTIAVTYNDLDEVRDALCKTGKDVAAIIVEPVAGNMNCVPPVRGFLQGLRALCDEYQALLIFDEVMTGFRVARGGAQQLYDVSPDLTTLGKVIGGGMPVGAFGGRADVMDHIAPQGPIYQAGTLSGNPVALAAGLATLELVLETDFYARLSDKTMRLTKGLRECAASAGIGLTTNQVGGMFGLFFTDADAITNFSQVLACNQKRFKQFFHSMLERGIYFAPSSFEAGFVSSAHGDEQFKATIETAEEVFQTL from the coding sequence ATGACACAATCACAGAAACTTTTTGAAGAGGCGCAGCGCTTCATTCCCGGCGGCGTCAACTCGCCGGTCAGGGCATTCAAGGGGGTTGGCGGCGAGCCTGTCTTTTTTACGCGAGGTAAAGGCGCCTATTTGTTCGACACCGATGGCAAACGTTATATCGATTATGTGGGCTCATGGGGTCCCATGATCGTTGGCCATGCACACCCAAGCGTTATAAAGGCTGTGCAGCAGACAGCCGCTAACGGACTCGGATTTGGTGCACCAACAACAATTGAGACCGCTATGGCAAAAAAGATCTGCGAGCTCATGCCCGCTATCGAAAAGGTGCGCATGGTGAACTCCGGTACTGAAGCCACCATGAGTGCCATACGTCTTGCTCGCGGTGTCACGGCCCGGGACAAGATTATTAAATTTGAGGGTTGTTACCACGGCCATGTTGACTCGCTGCTTGTCAAAGCTGGATCGGGCGCATTGACGTTGGGTGTCCCAACGTCTCCTGGCGTGCCCAAGGCGCTGGCGGAGCACACGATCGCGGTTACCTATAACGATTTGGACGAGGTACGGGATGCATTATGTAAGACAGGGAAAGACGTTGCCGCCATCATTGTTGAACCGGTGGCGGGTAATATGAACTGTGTGCCTCCGGTGCGGGGCTTTCTCCAAGGACTTAGAGCTCTGTGTGACGAGTATCAAGCGCTATTAATTTTTGACGAAGTCATGACGGGTTTTCGCGTAGCCCGCGGGGGGGCACAGCAACTCTATGATGTCAGCCCAGACCTCACGACACTGGGCAAGGTCATCGGTGGTGGAATGCCGGTCGGTGCATTCGGCGGGCGCGCCGACGTCATGGATCACATTGCCCCACAGGGCCCCATCTATCAGGCAGGCACACTTTCCGGTAATCCGGTGGCCTTGGCTGCAGGCCTCGCGACCCTTGAATTAGTGTTGGAAACCGACTTTTATGCAAGACTCTCTGACAAAACCATGCGCCTCACCAAGGGACTGCGAGAGTGTGCCGCTTCTGCTGGAATCGGGCTCACAACAAATCAAGTTGGTGGAATGTTTGGGCTGTTCTTCACGGACGCAGACGCTATTACGAATTTTTCACAAGTCCTAGCCTGCAACCAGAAGCGTTTCAAACAGTTTTTCCATAGTATGCTTGAACGGGGCATCTATTTCGCACCATCGAGCTTTGAGGCTGGGTTTGTCTCAAGCGCCCATGGTGATGAGCAATTTAAGGCGACAATCGAGACAGCCGAGGAGGTTTTCCAAACATTGTAA
- the thiE gene encoding thiamine phosphate synthase yields MRPPLRGLYAITDNTLIAPSALLEVVEKVLIGGATVIQYRDKTTDGTRREQEAKALHELCQDHNAPLIINDDIELATMVGAEGVHLGKHDIKYHKIRALMGEGTIIGVSCYDQLNRARKAESVGADYVAFGSFFPSKTKPNSVRATTDLLREARQLISIPIVAIGGITPENGKMLLDSGADLLAVIQGLFGEPNPEAAAKRYSMLFEYMTPRG; encoded by the coding sequence ATGCGCCCACCGCTCAGGGGCCTTTATGCAATTACGGATAACACGCTGATTGCACCATCTGCTCTACTTGAGGTAGTAGAAAAAGTTTTGATAGGCGGCGCTACTGTGATTCAGTACCGTGACAAAACTACCGATGGCACTCGACGAGAACAGGAAGCAAAAGCACTGCATGAACTGTGTCAAGATCACAACGCTCCTCTGATTATCAATGACGATATAGAGTTGGCAACAATGGTCGGGGCTGAAGGCGTACACCTGGGGAAACATGACATAAAGTACCATAAAATAAGAGCGCTTATGGGGGAAGGCACCATCATTGGAGTTTCCTGCTATGACCAACTCAATAGGGCGCGCAAGGCAGAATCGGTTGGTGCCGATTACGTTGCCTTTGGGTCTTTCTTCCCGTCTAAAACGAAGCCGAATTCAGTAAGGGCAACAACTGATCTACTCCGGGAGGCACGGCAGCTTATCTCTATTCCAATCGTCGCGATTGGTGGGATCACGCCGGAAAATGGAAAGATGCTGCTGGATTCAGGTGCCGATCTGCTTGCGGTGATACAAGGGCTGTTTGGCGAGCCTAATCCTGAAGCCGCGGCAAAACGTTACTCCATGCTTTTCGAATATATGACCCCGAGGGGATAA
- a CDS encoding hydroxymethylpyrimidine/phosphomethylpyrimidine kinase — MDSTPQQIPVVLDFAGHDPTGGAGIQADIETIASLGGHAAPVITALTAQDTSELKYCIPQKPSDLKIQASLVLNDMPVKAFKIGLIGSVSLVEAIHDILIQHKAIPVILDPVMASATGKSLVDNEIQEAIINLLFPHTTVLTPNSLEARRLAGGMEDLDSAAERLMAYGCAYVLITGTHEQTPAVINTLYADNRRLRVFEWERLPGSYHGSGCTLAAAIAVLLAQGSDAVSAVEEAQRYTWKALKEGYKLGKGQLHPNRFHWKHANEDLQR, encoded by the coding sequence ATGGATAGCACACCGCAGCAAATTCCAGTGGTCTTAGACTTTGCAGGTCATGATCCTACCGGTGGGGCAGGCATACAGGCCGATATCGAAACGATTGCCAGCCTGGGAGGGCATGCTGCACCAGTTATCACGGCGCTGACGGCACAGGATACATCGGAGCTCAAATACTGTATTCCGCAGAAACCATCGGATCTAAAAATCCAGGCTTCATTGGTACTGAACGATATGCCGGTGAAGGCCTTCAAAATTGGCTTGATCGGCAGCGTAAGCCTCGTTGAGGCGATTCATGACATTCTCATACAGCACAAAGCGATCCCCGTGATCCTAGATCCGGTGATGGCATCGGCCACCGGCAAGTCGCTCGTCGATAACGAGATCCAGGAAGCCATTATTAATCTGCTATTTCCGCATACCACGGTACTGACCCCTAACAGCCTAGAGGCTCGCCGACTTGCAGGCGGCATGGAAGACCTCGACAGCGCAGCCGAGCGGCTAATGGCGTACGGATGTGCCTACGTGCTCATCACCGGCACGCATGAACAAACGCCAGCAGTCATCAATACACTCTACGCAGATAACCGACGACTAAGAGTTTTCGAATGGGAGCGCTTGCCCGGGAGCTACCATGGATCAGGTTGTACGTTAGCTGCTGCCATCGCAGTCCTTTTGGCGCAGGGAAGCGACGCAGTAAGCGCTGTTGAGGAGGCTCAAAGATACACATGGAAGGCGTTGAAAGAAGGTTACAAACTCGGTAAAGGACAATTACATCCAAATCGCTTTCATTGGAAGCACGCAAATGAGGACCTGCAGCGATAA
- a CDS encoding rubredoxin: MCTICGFIYDEAKGWPEDGISPGTKWEDVPLNWVCPDCGARKEDFEMVAI, encoded by the coding sequence ATGTGTACGATCTGTGGCTTCATCTATGATGAAGCCAAGGGATGGCCCGAGGATGGCATCTCACCCGGGACGAAGTGGGAGGACGTTCCCCTAAACTGGGTGTGTCCCGACTGTGGCGCCCGCAAGGAAGATTTCGAAATGGTCGCGATCTAG
- the hemJ gene encoding protoporphyrinogen oxidase HemJ: MLWVKSFHIIFLVTWFAGLFYLPRLFVYHAMTTDAISNERFKVMERKLYYGIMTPGGILTVVFGFWLIVAGYTWEAYASAGWLNAKLTLVAILVGYHIYCGKLLLDFKRDQNEHGHVFYRWLNEVPTVILIGIIILTVVQPF, encoded by the coding sequence GTGCTGTGGGTGAAATCCTTTCATATTATCTTTTTAGTCACATGGTTCGCCGGGCTATTTTACTTACCGAGGCTATTTGTCTATCACGCTATGACGACTGACGCGATCAGCAATGAACGATTCAAGGTAATGGAGCGCAAGCTCTATTACGGTATCATGACGCCTGGGGGGATACTCACAGTTGTCTTCGGGTTCTGGCTTATCGTCGCCGGTTACACGTGGGAGGCTTACGCCAGCGCAGGTTGGTTAAATGCAAAGCTCACTCTGGTCGCCATTCTTGTTGGCTATCACATCTACTGTGGGAAACTGCTATTGGATTTTAAGCGTGATCAGAACGAGCACGGGCACGTTTTCTACCGATGGCTCAACGAGGTTCCGACTGTAATTCTGATCGGAATCATCATACTGACAGTCGTCCAGCCCTTCTAA
- a CDS encoding TlpA disulfide reductase family protein has protein sequence MMKKKDQFIVFFAAILAAAALWVWLTPTGLSHAPDVTLKTIDGRTLQLKALRGHPVLVTFWATTCATCIKEMPHLIELYQELSGSGFEIIGVAMYYDPPNQVLEMARELQIPYPVALDIDGSVAKRFGNVLLTPTSFLIAPDGKIVQQKIGEMDINKVRQRILTMLESPQKALG, from the coding sequence ATGATGAAGAAGAAAGACCAGTTTATCGTATTTTTCGCAGCGATATTGGCAGCCGCTGCCCTGTGGGTTTGGCTCACACCAACCGGCCTAAGCCATGCTCCGGATGTCACTCTGAAGACCATCGACGGGCGTACATTGCAGCTAAAGGCGCTGCGGGGACACCCTGTGTTAGTCACTTTCTGGGCAACGACCTGTGCGACATGCATTAAAGAAATGCCACACCTGATCGAGCTATATCAAGAATTATCTGGATCAGGGTTCGAGATTATCGGTGTAGCGATGTACTACGATCCGCCGAATCAAGTTTTGGAGATGGCACGCGAGCTCCAGATCCCCTACCCTGTTGCCCTAGACATCGATGGTAGCGTCGCGAAGCGATTCGGCAACGTACTATTAACCCCCACCAGTTTCCTCATTGCACCGGATGGCAAGATCGTGCAGCAAAAGATCGGTGAGATGGACATTAATAAGGTGCGTCAACGCATTTTGACAATGCTTGAGTCTCCGCAAAAAGCACTCGGGTAA
- a CDS encoding DUF4126 domain-containing protein, whose protein sequence is MDLVATIALAMGVAWASGINLYAAVFMLGLLGSTGHITLPPDLEVLSDPLVMAAAGFMYCVEFFADKTPGVDTGWDAIHAFIRIPAGAILAMGAFGETSQAAQLAAFLIGGSLAAATYATKAGSRVIINTSPEPLSNWTASLSEDLIVIAGLWTALTYPWVFLVLLLVFILVMIWLLPKLWIAVKSIFTYIRNVFRRSSSSQLKEPTNISANDGVKK, encoded by the coding sequence CTAGCCATGGGTGTTGCTTGGGCAAGTGGCATCAATCTGTACGCAGCCGTTTTCATGCTGGGTCTTCTGGGCTCAACTGGCCACATTACTCTCCCTCCCGATCTAGAAGTGCTGAGTGACCCATTGGTGATGGCGGCGGCAGGGTTTATGTATTGCGTGGAGTTCTTTGCCGACAAGACTCCGGGAGTCGATACAGGCTGGGACGCCATACATGCCTTTATCCGTATCCCCGCTGGCGCAATTCTTGCTATGGGAGCATTCGGTGAGACTAGCCAAGCGGCTCAGCTCGCTGCGTTCCTCATCGGCGGCTCCTTAGCGGCAGCAACCTATGCCACAAAAGCGGGTAGCCGTGTAATTATTAATACCTCGCCAGAGCCTCTCAGTAATTGGACAGCATCACTGAGTGAAGATCTCATTGTTATTGCCGGCCTGTGGACAGCACTCACCTATCCTTGGGTGTTCCTTGTTTTGCTACTAGTGTTTATTCTAGTCATGATCTGGTTGCTGCCAAAGCTTTGGATCGCGGTGAAAAGTATCTTCACCTACATCCGCAACGTGTTTCGACGCTCTAGCTCGAGCCAGTTGAAAGAACCGACTAATATCTCAGCGAACGATGGCGTCAAGAAATAA